The following coding sequences lie in one Oncorhynchus kisutch isolate 150728-3 unplaced genomic scaffold, Okis_V2 scaffold1266, whole genome shotgun sequence genomic window:
- the LOC116365611 gene encoding WW domain-binding protein 11-like isoform X2, protein MENSTTKTEGVHQIVPENPVHKLSFNLHKTGGSSDSDSETGQETSTQPNPTQPSDSPLPTTTQSPSRTTKTPRRPRSTAQGLTTSPSASAVVPQGPSFGVRDGDLVPGLPSLPPGPSPPLRPRLRSNGDLVPGLPSLPPGPSPPLRLRSNGDTALSPSKEHSSPNNRSLGQSAGPGPEPRPAGTVAGVAAARSRREDVGSDSAHRTRTTRTLSHVLT, encoded by the exons ATGGAGAATTCAACGACAAAGACGGAGGGTGTACATCAGATTGTTCCTGAGAATCCTGTCCACAAACTCTCCTTCA aCCTCCACAAGACTGGAGGATCCTCCGACTCAGACTCTGAGACTGGCCAGGAGACCTCTACCCAGCCCAACCCCACCCAACCATCAGACTCCCCGCTTCCCACCACCACCCAGAGCCCATCCCGAACTACTAAGACCCCTAGACGGCCTCGCTCCACTGCTCAGGGCCTGACCACCTCACCGTCGGCGAGTGCCGTCGTTCCCCAGGGTCCTTCCTTTGGGGTCAGGGATGGAGACTTGGTCCCTGGGCTCCCTTCTCTACCTCCAGGTCCCAGCCCGCCTCTCCGGCCCCGGCTCCGATCCAATGGAGACTTGGTCCCTGGGCTCCCTTCTCTACCTCCAGGTCCCAGCCCGCCTCTCCGGCTCCGATCCAATGGAGACACTGCTTTATCGCCATCTAAAGAGCACAGCAGTCCAAACAACCGCTCTTTAGGCCAATCCGCCGGCCCCGGCCCTGAACCCAGGCCTGCTGGAACTGTGGCTGGCGTTGCTGCTGCCAGGTCAAGAAGGGAGGATGTAGGATCAGACTCGGCTCACAGAACCAGAACAACCAGGACCCTGTCCCATGTGCTGACATGA
- the LOC116365611 gene encoding vegetative cell wall protein gp1-like isoform X1 — protein sequence MENSTTKTEGVHQIVPENPVHKLSFNEPCLGDKSIFCQMEVLARYCSIPGYNKLCCESCNRKEGFTTLFSPSPDLHKTGGSSDSDSETGQETSTQPNPTQPSDSPLPTTTQSPSRTTKTPRRPRSTAQGLTTSPSASAVVPQGPSFGVRDGDLVPGLPSLPPGPSPPLRPRLRSNGDLVPGLPSLPPGPSPPLRLRSNGDTALSPSKEHSSPNNRSLGQSAGPGPEPRPAGTVAGVAAARSRREDVGSDSAHRTRTTRTLSHVLT from the exons ATGGAGAATTCAACGACAAAGACGGAGGGTGTACATCAGATTGTTCCTGAGAATCCTGTCCACAAACTCTCCTTCA ATGAGCCATGTCTTGGAGACAAGTCTATATTCTGCCAGATGGAGGTCCTAGCCCGTTACTGTTCCATTCCTGGCTACAACAAGCTGTGCTGTGAGTCCTGCAACAGGAAGGAAGGCTTCACcaccctcttctctccatccccagaCCTCCACAAGACTGGAGGATCCTCCGACTCAGACTCTGAGACTGGCCAGGAGACCTCTACCCAGCCCAACCCCACCCAACCATCAGACTCCCCGCTTCCCACCACCACCCAGAGCCCATCCCGAACTACTAAGACCCCTAGACGGCCTCGCTCCACTGCTCAGGGCCTGACCACCTCACCGTCGGCGAGTGCCGTCGTTCCCCAGGGTCCTTCCTTTGGGGTCAGGGATGGAGACTTGGTCCCTGGGCTCCCTTCTCTACCTCCAGGTCCCAGCCCGCCTCTCCGGCCCCGGCTCCGATCCAATGGAGACTTGGTCCCTGGGCTCCCTTCTCTACCTCCAGGTCCCAGCCCGCCTCTCCGGCTCCGATCCAATGGAGACACTGCTTTATCGCCATCTAAAGAGCACAGCAGTCCAAACAACCGCTCTTTAGGCCAATCCGCCGGCCCCGGCCCTGAACCCAGGCCTGCTGGAACTGTGGCTGGCGTTGCTGCTGCCAGGTCAAGAAGGGAGGATGTAGGATCAGACTCGGCTCACAGAACCAGAACAACCAGGACCCTGTCCCATGTGCTGACATGA